A region from the Actinoplanes sp. OR16 genome encodes:
- a CDS encoding cell division protein SepF yields MSALRKAGVWLGLVEEDDDRGYDDRGYRESSYRDRGRERERDRYAGDRDRYADEFAEDDDEEERAVPRARSERTRLDRVSAARADLDREESERLDRASVRSITRPQPAPEQSNAMSYSTRDNLALKPQQQAQPQPQPRQVEEEQRYQITTLHPTTYREARTIGEHFRDGVPVIINLTEMDESDARRLVDFAAGLAFGLRGTIERVTNRVFLLSPANVQVTAEDKAKIAEGGFFTQS; encoded by the coding sequence ATGAGCGCATTGCGTAAGGCAGGCGTTTGGCTCGGCCTCGTCGAGGAGGACGACGACCGCGGGTACGACGACCGCGGCTACCGGGAGAGCTCCTACCGTGACCGCGGGCGGGAACGGGAGCGTGACCGCTATGCCGGCGATCGCGACCGCTACGCCGACGAGTTCGCCGAGGACGACGACGAGGAGGAGCGCGCCGTTCCGCGGGCGCGGTCCGAGCGCACCCGCCTCGACCGGGTCTCCGCCGCGCGTGCCGACCTGGACCGGGAGGAGAGCGAGCGCCTCGATCGGGCGAGCGTGCGCTCCATCACCCGGCCGCAGCCGGCGCCGGAGCAGAGCAACGCCATGTCGTACTCGACCCGGGACAATCTCGCACTCAAGCCGCAGCAGCAGGCCCAGCCCCAGCCGCAGCCGCGTCAGGTGGAGGAGGAGCAGCGGTACCAGATCACCACGCTGCACCCCACCACGTACCGGGAAGCGCGCACCATCGGCGAGCACTTCCGCGACGGTGTGCCGGTCATCATCAATCTCACCGAGATGGATGAGTCGGACGCCCGCCGGCTGGTCGACTTCGCTGCCGGGCTGGCTTTCGGTCTTCGCGGTACGATCGAGCGCGTGACCAACCGGGTTTTCCTGCTCTCACCGGCGAATGTCCAGGTCACCGCAGAGGACAAGGCCAAGATCGCTGAGGGCGGCTTCTTCACTCAGAGTTGA
- a CDS encoding DivIVA domain-containing protein: protein MPLTPADVHNVAFKKPPIGKRGYDEEEVDAFLDEVERELARLIEENNELRAQVERGGRGGAPVAPGADPRMAAELNDLKAQLDRVQRDKSAAEQAARQMQAELEQVRAQGPGPGAGAAGADGEQQALRVLMMAQRTADDHVSDARREADKLLSDARSKAEEVTREARAKADALERDARQRHQEAMGGLDAKRTALQKHIEELKQFEREYRTRLKAYLESQLRDLDGRGQGLEAELTRADSGRAVGGSGGLAAAGLAGSYGGRANSIESGR from the coding sequence ATGCCGCTGACCCCGGCCGACGTTCATAACGTCGCCTTCAAGAAGCCCCCGATCGGCAAGCGGGGGTATGACGAGGAGGAGGTCGACGCCTTCCTTGACGAGGTCGAGCGCGAACTCGCCCGTCTGATCGAGGAGAACAACGAGCTGCGCGCCCAGGTGGAGCGCGGTGGCCGGGGTGGCGCGCCAGTGGCCCCGGGTGCCGATCCCCGCATGGCTGCCGAGCTCAACGACCTGAAAGCCCAGCTCGACCGCGTGCAGCGGGACAAGTCGGCGGCCGAGCAGGCCGCGCGTCAGATGCAGGCCGAGCTCGAGCAGGTCCGCGCGCAGGGCCCCGGCCCGGGCGCCGGTGCCGCGGGCGCCGACGGCGAGCAGCAGGCGCTGCGGGTGCTCATGATGGCCCAGCGCACCGCCGACGACCACGTGTCCGACGCGCGCCGCGAGGCCGACAAGCTTCTCTCCGACGCCCGTTCCAAGGCGGAGGAGGTCACCCGCGAGGCGCGGGCCAAGGCCGACGCCCTCGAGCGGGACGCTCGCCAGCGTCACCAGGAGGCCATGGGCGGCCTGGACGCGAAGCGGACCGCGCTGCAGAAGCACATCGAGGAGCTGAAGCAGTTCGAGCGGGAGTACCGCACGCGGCTGAAGGCGTACCTCGAGAGCCAGCTGCGTGACCTGGACGGTCGTGGTCAGGGCCTGGAGGCCGAGCTGACCCGCGCCGACTCGGGCCGCGCCGTCGGCGGTTCCGGCGGTCTCGCCGCGGCCGGCCTCGCCGGCTCGTACGGCGGCCGTGCCAACTCCATCGAGTCGGGCCGCTGA
- a CDS encoding RluA family pseudouridine synthase yields the protein MRLDQAVSRLFGLSRTAAADLVESGDALVDGVARPKSEKVAAGSWLEVTLPAPVAAPAIVAAPVHGMKIIYSDDDIVVVDKPVGVAAHPSPGWTGPTVIGGLAAMGQNVATSGAAERQGVVHRLDVGTTGLMVVAKSEMAYTALKRAFKEREVEKRYHAVVQGHLDPLRGTVDAPIDRHPTSDWKFAVMSGGKPSVTHYDTLEAFRSASLVDVKLETGRTHQIRVHFSALRHPCVGDLTYGADPTLAARLKLDRQWLHARELAFLHPRTHDEVRFVSDYPDDLKYALDVLEDAG from the coding sequence ATGCGCCTCGACCAGGCCGTGTCCCGGCTCTTCGGGCTCTCCCGCACGGCGGCGGCCGACCTGGTCGAGTCCGGTGACGCGCTGGTCGACGGCGTGGCCCGGCCGAAGTCGGAGAAGGTGGCGGCCGGTTCCTGGCTCGAGGTCACCCTCCCGGCGCCGGTGGCGGCCCCGGCGATCGTCGCGGCGCCGGTGCACGGCATGAAGATCATCTACAGCGACGACGACATCGTCGTGGTGGACAAGCCGGTCGGTGTGGCGGCCCACCCGAGCCCCGGCTGGACCGGTCCGACGGTGATCGGCGGACTGGCCGCGATGGGGCAGAACGTGGCGACCAGCGGCGCCGCCGAGCGACAGGGCGTGGTGCACCGGCTCGACGTCGGCACCACCGGGCTCATGGTCGTCGCCAAGAGTGAGATGGCGTACACGGCCTTGAAGCGGGCGTTCAAGGAGCGCGAGGTGGAGAAGCGGTACCACGCCGTGGTCCAGGGTCACCTGGATCCGCTGCGCGGCACCGTCGACGCCCCGATCGACAGGCATCCGACCTCGGACTGGAAGTTCGCGGTGATGTCCGGCGGCAAGCCGAGCGTGACCCACTACGACACGCTCGAGGCGTTCCGGTCGGCGAGCCTTGTCGACGTGAAGTTGGAGACCGGGCGTACGCACCAGATCCGGGTGCACTTCTCGGCGTTGCGGCACCCGTGCGTCGGCGACCTCACCTACGGCGCCGATCCCACCCTGGCGGCCAGGCTGAAACTGGACCGTCAGTGGCTTCACGCCCGCGAGCTGGCTTTTCTTCATCCCCGGACGCACGATGAGGTCCGCTTCGTCAGCGACTACCCTGACGACCTGAAATACGCGCTGGACGTCCTGGAGGACGCCGGCTGA
- a CDS encoding TraR/DksA family transcriptional regulator, with amino-acid sequence MAKATDVRSGASAAERSRSAAETDEIRQALVARLAELQAEYDQSLSEITELQRERVADSAGDDQADTGTKTFEREQEITLANNLLERITQAERAIERLGTGNYGWCERCGNQIPVERLAAFPSATLCVSCKQLEERR; translated from the coding sequence ATGGCCAAGGCAACCGACGTCCGGTCCGGTGCGTCCGCCGCTGAGCGGAGCCGCAGCGCGGCGGAGACCGACGAGATCCGGCAGGCTCTGGTCGCGCGGCTCGCCGAGCTGCAGGCCGAGTACGATCAGTCGCTCAGCGAGATCACCGAGCTGCAGCGCGAGCGGGTCGCCGACTCGGCCGGGGACGACCAGGCCGACACCGGGACCAAGACGTTCGAGCGGGAGCAGGAGATCACGCTGGCCAACAACCTGCTCGAGCGGATCACACAGGCGGAACGCGCCATCGAACGGCTCGGGACGGGCAACTACGGTTGGTGCGAGCGGTGCGGTAACCAGATCCCGGTCGAGCGGCTGGCGGCGTTCCCGTCCGCGACGCTCTGTGTCTCTTGTAAGCAGTTGGAGGAACGACGCTGA
- a CDS encoding DUF167 domain-containing protein, which translates to MRTVAVRVKPGAGRDRVGGRYDGPHGPALIVAVSAPAVDGRATEAVRRALAKALGVRPAGVELKIGATSRDKVYAVAAPPEEWEPRLADLLY; encoded by the coding sequence ATGAGGACCGTCGCGGTCAGGGTCAAGCCCGGTGCCGGCCGGGATCGTGTCGGCGGCCGCTATGACGGACCGCACGGACCCGCCCTGATCGTCGCGGTGAGCGCCCCCGCGGTGGACGGCCGGGCCACCGAGGCGGTCCGCCGGGCGCTCGCCAAGGCGCTGGGTGTCCGGCCCGCCGGCGTCGAGCTGAAGATCGGCGCGACGAGCCGGGACAAGGTCTACGCGGTAGCTGCTCCACCCGAGGAGTGGGAGCCACGGCTCGCCGACCTGCTCTACTGA
- the lspA gene encoding signal peptidase II, translating into MKPRFAPRAVAVLAATAVIAVAVDQWVKHLSTENLEPGEPVRILGGLVYLSLFRNGGAAFSLGSDYTWVFPLITLIVVGWIGWMASRLRSVPWAIALGLVLGGALGNLGDRLFRAPSFLHGHVVDMISVFGPNGQYFAIFNIADSCLSVGVVLAVLLELTGRQRDGSRVISAKKKTEEPA; encoded by the coding sequence GTGAAACCGCGGTTCGCCCCCCGCGCCGTGGCCGTGCTGGCCGCGACCGCTGTGATCGCCGTCGCGGTCGACCAGTGGGTGAAACACCTCTCCACCGAGAACCTGGAGCCGGGTGAGCCGGTCCGCATCCTCGGGGGCCTGGTCTACCTCTCCCTGTTCCGTAACGGCGGGGCGGCGTTCAGCCTGGGCAGTGACTACACCTGGGTCTTCCCGCTGATCACGCTCATCGTGGTCGGCTGGATCGGCTGGATGGCGAGCCGGCTGCGGTCGGTGCCGTGGGCGATCGCCCTGGGCCTGGTGCTCGGCGGCGCGCTGGGCAACCTCGGCGACCGGTTGTTCCGGGCGCCCAGCTTCCTGCACGGTCACGTGGTCGACATGATCAGCGTGTTCGGGCCGAACGGGCAGTACTTCGCGATCTTCAACATCGCCGACAGCTGCCTCAGCGTCGGTGTGGTGCTGGCGGTCCTGCTCGAACTGACCGGCCGTCAGCGGGACGGCAGCAGAGTGATCAGCGCTAAGAAGAAGACGGAGGAGCCGGCGTGA
- a CDS encoding YggT family protein: MLSIVFQILYISLYLFFVVLLARFVLGAVLQYGRRWQPSRGASAGLESVWSVTDPPLKALRRVIPPLRIGNVSLDLASIVLLVILFVLMNFVLVPLIKTYS; this comes from the coding sequence GTGCTGTCGATCGTGTTCCAGATTCTCTATATCTCGCTGTACCTCTTCTTCGTGGTGCTGCTGGCCAGGTTCGTGCTGGGTGCGGTACTCCAGTACGGACGACGGTGGCAGCCCAGCCGAGGTGCGTCCGCCGGACTCGAATCGGTGTGGAGCGTCACGGATCCGCCCCTCAAGGCGTTGAGGCGTGTGATCCCACCGCTGCGCATTGGTAACGTGAGTTTGGACCTGGCTTCCATCGTGCTGCTGGTTATCCTGTTCGTGCTCATGAACTTCGTGCTGGTTCCACTGATCAAGACATACAGCTAG